The Dunckerocampus dactyliophorus isolate RoL2022-P2 chromosome 1, RoL_Ddac_1.1, whole genome shotgun sequence genome has a segment encoding these proteins:
- the gckr gene encoding glucokinase regulatory protein isoform X2 has product MHEWELPDYEPSLPVSEKSNPLTCDIDRAPASRIVRMLQSCDAEMFRKETGSTYQMLLGDKMVKNIMEVAEKVEIILKEPRDSLIVLSGCGTSGRLAFLVVSSFNRALRQMHHVELYSYIIAGGDRALFSSQEAPEDDTQLGVLSLKKVCEGKKRVLFIGISCGLSAPFVAGQLDFCLQHPDVYTPVLLGFNPTHQARNEPIPGCTFTFHSVLQRMQALAESQKAFLINPSVGPEAISGSSRMKGGSATKMLLEVILCAAHAAAFLRASITHRGILQHLRAYEKTVEITYSHSEAIAALVAAAGKSLLCGKRVCYLGWGSLAVLGLIDASECEPTFGAAYEDIQAFRSGGYRGLNNTEGSLALLGAQFCIAHEDFLLHVLPTLDDQDTVILIYAQSDDVSEVVDVAHRAREKTSNLHAVYHQANGNDDTSQDEINGLCVSTLAISWPSPVSGSLLHMWELSTKLVLNAVSTGAHVLKGKIYQNHMIDVQVTNSKLYRRATRLIQKLSGRPESQCEEALLMSIYQVENLTEDIRSCDVTTHTATGKERTKVVPLALVSLLTGLSLKEAGSCLELQPIIREAVGACLPASMAKT; this is encoded by the exons ATGCACGAATGGGAG CTTCCGGATTACGAGCCCTCGCTTCCAGTGTCGGAGAAGTCAAACCCCCTGACATGTGACATTGACCGGGCTCCAGCCAGTCGCATCGTGAGGATGTTGCAGAGCTGCGATGCGGAGATGTTCCGTAAAGAGACAGGAAGCACGTACCAG ATGCTCTTGGGTGACAAAATGGTTAAAAACATAATGGAGGTAGCTGAGAAAGTGGAGATCATCCTCAAG GAACCGCGGGACAGCCTCATTGTTCTGAGTGGCTGTGGGACTTCAGGTCGACTGGCTTTCCTTGTAGTG tcaAGCTTCAACAGAGCACTGAGACAGATGCACCACGTTGAGCTCTACTCATACATCATTGCAGGAGGAGACAG GGCTCTGTTTTCCTCCCAAGAGGCTCCAGAAGATGACACCCAACTAGGCGTACTCAGTCTGAAAAAG GTGTGTGAGGGGAAGAAGAGAGTCTTGTTCATTGGTATCTCCTGTGGATTATCG GCTCCATTTGTGGCAGGTCAGTTGGACTTCTGCTTGCAGCACCCTGATGTCTACACTCCTGTTCTGCTTGGTTTTAACCCGACACATCAGGCACG GAATGAACCCATACCAGGCTGCACATTCACATTCCACAGTGTGCTCCAAAGAATGCAGGCACTTGCCGAAAGTCAGAAAGCCTTCCTCATCAACCCATCAGTCGGG CCAGAGGCCATCAGTGGCTCTTCCAGGATGAAAGGAGGAAGTGCAACTAAGATGCTCCTGGAGGTCATCTTGTGTGCTGCTCACGCTGCTGCTTTCTTACGTGCATCCATCACACACCG GggcatcctgcagcacctgagAGCCTATGAGAAAACAGTGGAGATCACATACTCTCACAGTGAGGCCATAGCTGCTTTGGTGGCAGCAGCTGGGAAGAG TTTGCTCTGCGGGAAACGTGTCTGCTACCTGGGCTGGGGAAGCCTGGCTGTGCTGGGCCTTATTGATGCTAGCGAGTGTGAGCCTACGTTTGGAGCAG CCTATGAGGATATTCAAGCTTTCAGAAGTGGAGGATACAGAGGGCTCAACAACACTGAGGGCTCCTTGGCTTTGCTG GGTGCCCAGTTTTGTATTGCGCATGAAGATTTTTTGCTTCACGTCCTGCCAACTCTTGATGACCAAGACACCGTCATACTCATCTACGCACAGTCTG ATGACGTCAGTGAAGTGGTGGATGTGGCCCACAGAGCGAGAGAGAAGACGTCTAACCTCCATGCAGTTTATCACCAGGCCAACGGAAACGATGACACTTCACAG gATGAAATAAATGGATTGTGTGTATCCACCTTAGCAATTTCTTGGCCATCGCCCGTTTCAGGAAGTCTACTGCATATG TGGGAGCTGTCCACCAAGTTGGTGCTGAACGCTGTGAGCACGGGGGCGCATGTCTTAAAGGGGAAGATATACCAGAACCACATGATCGACGTGCAGGTCACCAACAGCAAGCTTTACCGCAGAGCGACACGTTTGATCCAG AAACTGTCTGGTCGCCCTGAGTCCCAGTGCGAGGAGGCTCTCCTGATGTCCATCTACCAGGTGGAAAACCTCACAGAGGACATAAGATCTTGTGACGtgaccacacacacagccactgGCAAGGAAAGGACCAAG GTTGTGCCTCTGGCGTTGGTCTCTTTGCTGACTGGTCTCTCACTCAAGGAGGCGGGGTCTTGTCTGGAGCTGCAGCCAATCATACGAGAGGCTGTGGGGGCGTGTCTGCCTGCCTCAATGGCCAAGACATAA
- the gckr gene encoding glucokinase regulatory protein isoform X1 codes for MHHVELYSYIIAGGDRALFSSQEAPEDDTQLGVLSLKKVCEGKKRVLFIGISCGLSAPFVAGQLDFCLQHPDVYTPVLLGFNPTHQARNEPIPGCTFTFHSVLQRMQALAESQKAFLINPSVGPEAISGSSRMKGGSATKMLLEVILCAAHAAAFLRASITHRGILQHLRAYEKTVEITYSHSEAIAALVAAAGKSLLCGKRVCYLGWGSLAVLGLIDASECEPTFGAAYEDIQAFRSGGYRGLNNTEGSLALLGAQFCIAHEDFLLHVLPTLDDQDTVILIYAQSDDVSEVVDVAHRAREKTSNLHAVYHQANGNDDTSQDEINGLCVSTLAISWPSPVSGSLLHMWELSTKLVLNAVSTGAHVLKGKIYQNHMIDVQVTNSKLYRRATRLIQKLSGRPESQCEEALLMSIYQVENLTEDIRSCDVTTHTATGKERTKVVPLALVSLLTGLSLKEAGSCLELQPIIREAVGACLPASMAKT; via the exons ATGCACCACGTTGAGCTCTACTCATACATCATTGCAGGAGGAGACAG GGCTCTGTTTTCCTCCCAAGAGGCTCCAGAAGATGACACCCAACTAGGCGTACTCAGTCTGAAAAAG GTGTGTGAGGGGAAGAAGAGAGTCTTGTTCATTGGTATCTCCTGTGGATTATCG GCTCCATTTGTGGCAGGTCAGTTGGACTTCTGCTTGCAGCACCCTGATGTCTACACTCCTGTTCTGCTTGGTTTTAACCCGACACATCAGGCACG GAATGAACCCATACCAGGCTGCACATTCACATTCCACAGTGTGCTCCAAAGAATGCAGGCACTTGCCGAAAGTCAGAAAGCCTTCCTCATCAACCCATCAGTCGGG CCAGAGGCCATCAGTGGCTCTTCCAGGATGAAAGGAGGAAGTGCAACTAAGATGCTCCTGGAGGTCATCTTGTGTGCTGCTCACGCTGCTGCTTTCTTACGTGCATCCATCACACACCG GggcatcctgcagcacctgagAGCCTATGAGAAAACAGTGGAGATCACATACTCTCACAGTGAGGCCATAGCTGCTTTGGTGGCAGCAGCTGGGAAGAG TTTGCTCTGCGGGAAACGTGTCTGCTACCTGGGCTGGGGAAGCCTGGCTGTGCTGGGCCTTATTGATGCTAGCGAGTGTGAGCCTACGTTTGGAGCAG CCTATGAGGATATTCAAGCTTTCAGAAGTGGAGGATACAGAGGGCTCAACAACACTGAGGGCTCCTTGGCTTTGCTG GGTGCCCAGTTTTGTATTGCGCATGAAGATTTTTTGCTTCACGTCCTGCCAACTCTTGATGACCAAGACACCGTCATACTCATCTACGCACAGTCTG ATGACGTCAGTGAAGTGGTGGATGTGGCCCACAGAGCGAGAGAGAAGACGTCTAACCTCCATGCAGTTTATCACCAGGCCAACGGAAACGATGACACTTCACAG gATGAAATAAATGGATTGTGTGTATCCACCTTAGCAATTTCTTGGCCATCGCCCGTTTCAGGAAGTCTACTGCATATG TGGGAGCTGTCCACCAAGTTGGTGCTGAACGCTGTGAGCACGGGGGCGCATGTCTTAAAGGGGAAGATATACCAGAACCACATGATCGACGTGCAGGTCACCAACAGCAAGCTTTACCGCAGAGCGACACGTTTGATCCAG AAACTGTCTGGTCGCCCTGAGTCCCAGTGCGAGGAGGCTCTCCTGATGTCCATCTACCAGGTGGAAAACCTCACAGAGGACATAAGATCTTGTGACGtgaccacacacacagccactgGCAAGGAAAGGACCAAG GTTGTGCCTCTGGCGTTGGTCTCTTTGCTGACTGGTCTCTCACTCAAGGAGGCGGGGTCTTGTCTGGAGCTGCAGCCAATCATACGAGAGGCTGTGGGGGCGTGTCTGCCTGCCTCAATGGCCAAGACATAA